A genomic segment from Drosophila willistoni isolate 14030-0811.24 chromosome 2L unlocalized genomic scaffold, UCI_dwil_1.1 Seg168, whole genome shotgun sequence encodes:
- the LOC6643340 gene encoding uncharacterized protein LOC6643340 produces the protein MSSIEIPDSEEDEENVSEEKVLELEYKFNVEERPATPVKPDDAESNFDGANSTEHTPKKRTVLAHSATGSSPSSSDATTTSPTTANGTESNDNTKSVRHRARKTQHQPRPTDTDIQFETIASGVDSPTEAHVESTSTPAKQLKMLHEEDSSAQGYNNQIQVAITEMLNKNEMQDEIKRIARERVRCNFLLATYQLPDMNFTLNTSIDTLRNQFLDRLKQRREKARLAALAKGASVKKTIVKAKPHHS, from the coding sequence atgaGCTCAATTGAAATTCCAGATTCTGAGGAAGATGAGGAAAACGTCTCCGAAGAGAAAGTCCTGGAACTAGAATACAAATTCAACGTGGAGGAGCGACCTGCTACACCTGTTAAGCCTgatgatgcggaatcaaactTTGATGGCGCCAATAGCACTGAGCACACACCAAAAAAGAGAACGGTTTTGGCTCATTCAGCTACCGGTTCGTCACCAAGTTCTTCCGATGCAACCACAACTTCGCCCACCACAGCAAATGGGACAGAATCCAATGACAACACAAAATCAGTTCGTCATCGTGCCCGTAAAACCCAGCACCAGCCGCGTCCAACAGATACCGACATTCAATTCGAGACCATAGCATCCGGCGTCGATAGCCCTACTGAAGCACATGTAGAATCAACGTCCACACCCGCCAAGCAGTTAAAGATGCTACATGAGGAGGACTCGTCAGCGCAAGGATACAACAACCAGATACAAGTGGCAATCACCGAGATgttaaataaaaacgaaatgcaggatgaaattaaaagaattgCTAGGGAAAGGGTTCGCTGCAACTTTCTGCTGGCCACTTATCAGCTGCCAGATATGAACTTCACCCTTAACACTTCAATAGACACGCTACGAAATCAGTTCCTAGACCGTCTTAAGCAGCGGCGAGAAAAGGCCAGGTTGGCTGCATTAGCCAAAGGAGCATCAGTAAAAAAGACCATTGTAAAGGCCAAACCGCACCACTCATAG